A region from the Branchiostoma lanceolatum isolate klBraLanc5 chromosome 2, klBraLanc5.hap2, whole genome shotgun sequence genome encodes:
- the LOC136427683 gene encoding uncharacterized protein isoform X2, protein MESNKLFSPEIGARLSAYITSVDTTSRVVKLWAQVDQENANNLENAMENLQQSLEASDNSLNLNKLQVGDLCCAKFEQDARWYRARVVSKCPGDRSVTVLFVDYGNIEVVDISKTTACPAEVANIPAQASECFCTGVEAAADGVWSTEAASFLTEQADTEVSMKVVKVVHDKSILVEAFQGSEGDGQSLSEVLIQKGFACRNKNVQQGLKNVTLPVGAKERIYMSHIVSPHQFWIQLHSHRDDITELMEGIFAHKHEMDTPASVLRDIQTGSICAALSIDDATHMYYRGIVKSIVDDNTANVFFVDYGDSQNTSLSDIKHLQPEFSVLPAQAIECTLKDVQPNPEWTKEAKEYFELVTLDKELVGEAIGKSSDGKMYVQLKEQRGGLTLDIRDMLIKEGFAKSTKEDSVDGFQETKLEFGKEYEMYVTDARGPGDFTCQLPESFDLIDTIAEELQNLSQTAKEVRSCEIKPSKACMAKFSEDNCWYRAKVSSLLTTGDVKVRFVDFGNTETVSANVLKELNPRMAEIPAQSIECSLPNIGTPCSKEAKEEFKKLVMDKPLTGKVVVITGGKHVLELTEKSTCSPVSIAEQMAKAGFTPAHAEPTSLMNGTVSVEKDCPPGPKPPSSATSPRRQSSRLQYKLPTYSPGSQLDGHVMSVVNIGEFYCTPVQESPELLELMDKLHEYYSRPDTESLRDPRPGTVCCAQFTEDDGWYRAVIRKVTDKGVLVRYVDYGNCETVEMSRVKALNPDFTDLPPQCFEACLIDVVPTKSTLAPEFTKNFVDLVKDEPVKIKLFSRDQGGRYTVDLTKDNKTASNVMKAFMRGRAIPVSPPPTPGIPLTDAEFIQPFVEEGMYQDVFVTDATDPDVFWCQLLSSAEELNTLMEDMNKHYSQLNQEEEALHTCGLEVPCVAKYTLDEQWYRAVITGVCKSGDVEVRFVDYGNAELVSRVNVKAIKLKYMQLPVQAIQCSLLGVLCKNDMWTERQMQQFSQMVLEKEFVAQIVAREELENRYEIELFDHRGKNVNNEYGRVTQTLVSRRDHVKPPPKQLPVIPAPGAAATAVSKGYVMPLQVEVGEGKEDRESLAPSSSNHTDEESLTLISKEETEQPAASDSSGSTESVSSTVSQQSVYVTAPSTLTADSRSSSCVSLASSASSRKGSVDFNQLQIKKGTTEELALTHAVTPNQFFCQLLRDFQDIEDMSEKLQQFYSSDEFKESFISDPEVGMRCCALYSEDSMWYRALITDVLDQQVEVKFVDFGNTEMLDLTEIRVLDERFAVAPAYAVECSVAHVKPTSGTWSAKAIEKFSSLTEEKTLVGMITSVSTRGKALLELRDAEKSVEEPSLNQELVLAGFAREATPSVSSRTTTPASSKTGSPTSSRPVTPQAVDQTAALTSAGPANNIVYEELSYSDGSVVDVMVSLFVSPSEFWCQPVPSYDELSKLMEDMGTYYNSGEKELISNPEVGQDCVARFSEDSDWYRAKITKVVGNEVEVRYVDYGNSEKRLKTDLRLSKPDYSKLAQQAFKCSLQEKISPYDGVAWSNKALGHLQRLVIDKELKCVISGKQTNKEDVPLYFTDLTCKQHISITQKMIEAQLARPATSKSDVAPAKDIVAPAKDIVKEAASNPTLPPDPEVKVGLSGIAVVSDGDDPLKFWCQRTSQGSKLDEMMDAIEAHCSSEDAEEVGKLKPGHAVIAKYSVDQGWYRAEVKEAVSPRQYILQFIDYGNQEQVSKSNMRILKPEFSLLPKQAFPCYLSKVEVVTPEAKAKFAELTAEAQLKLIIVDKKQDRFEVELENSESALQVNKEILKITTTASHCNEPENLQQKAEKEKGPSIATSNQNETESQLPTPTSPKYPPVAVQTGGTVPVYISHCETPAKFWVQVADQEPQLNKLMEAVETSAQSGTPLASTTQLDVGDPCCAQFSEDNGWYRGRIKDISEEGKLGVHFVDYGNQEVVPLEKVQELHADLLKQPPFAFECVLDGAKPAGTEWSTVASSWFKEVTIERVLQAEFLDSKEPVRVKLSDGSEDIGKNMVKRGHAVQDDTEIKTETSEASVDHPAPVAKVSSRSLPKLKEVDLSEGTNVEVYVAVTWSPSDFWCQLASTTSELDSLMEKICDHYAAVNSEETLQDPKQGMPCIAQFSEDKGWYRAKVIKVEGDGVEVIFVDYGNSEKVEKSLVKVIKPQFTELPIQAFQCSLANITPPDSVWDNDTTAKFTQLCTSQEDAYVIRVLGKDGHGLHTVELATSAEALKKGDTVGKQLLADKLAKPTDSQDTNGDATATTATSETKPQSSLPEEEEVLLYKSDSVKAGDRIDAYISFMDKSNHIWCQKVEQSDALGELMDTIDTHCSNLKDEEDTLNMPREQIPCLAQYSEDGGWYRAKVVEVKEGSVTVQFVDFGNTEEVASSKVKQMKAEFMELPELAYECVLKGIPAPWEMSSVKRFSDLTNDKALTVDVQDVIKQDKKQVLEVILLDGDLSVNEALTQETQKPLETSAYKQAEISEGDSHSAYISSVVGPTKFYIQMEGAEEVLEGLMEKIQHCEHLSTPSLDSLQAGTPVLAMYTADDQWYRAQVLSVEGSVIKVLYVDFGNSESVRLERLKSVSPEFLATPSQALECTLGKEAGDLPEDITTVMQGLTDVLTIKFLPQDGQKWAVEVFQGETSVKDMVLKIGKEEVEEIAVKTSTPSKDETGDSLQSVDPEVSAIESLPQATNFVYAANDIDEGELQEGYISHTTNPSLFFVQLAMSAGKLDTLMKEINEEYGSLGTCDREIADIKPGMPCMVPFSEEGEEVWYRGRVQFTNHSVSVYYIDYGSEAVVPAECVKSIPPKFMTLPGQAIACTLSDVLPVDGSWPEGAIEKFLELTEERQLMVEFNKRHGSGWNVRLLDGEESIGVKLTTEGTTKESQTVETTPAVKQNETPDSGLDESQEDVKAPPESQNTVIPALQIEPGTEETVYYLCGETPDNFSCQLVSAETQQNKLAEDIANLCAVAVEPLSTPLEGQTCLAQFSVDDQWYRAVITAVTQQGCNVRFVDYGNTEVVPSAKLRPLPVELSQLPGQAVPCRLTALVPMADKWSDQAIQAFQDACIEKELKAKFDSKCDDKFDVVLYDPSETDGSSINQKMVTLGHAKAQTKPDLEDETPTQYKKPHLSMGEEVDFYFLSAEDPDNMVLQPVQSEQDLNNLAQKISNIYDRLAVSDLQLKDVLPGSVCCAKFTDGLWYRAEVVSAESNQVTVFFVDYGNTETVDSCDVCKLHSELADLPTQAVHCGISGIEATSETWSSQVKEALEELCSGGVVRGVVADREDDGKILLGTCTVEGVDIVQQLMDRRLATKEGEPEGSEVSSEPQDTGSEAVSTTSEDDVESCTPSETEGSIRLAARQVKAGDQLNVVVTNVVSPDQFWCQDVEADLPRMNAYCQSCPETVQSPKVNDLCCALYSEDQTWYRAKILDVVSSKMLTVQFMDFGSLETVSPVNTRPLDAEMAALPPCALECSMSEIQCRTTDTGGWSDEAVLFFEDLVQDKTFRLLVDEVTSEGTAKVELYSECEEKTVSQLMVVSGHARRKAGSAQSGSMDSLSGYTGTSTAESVSPAPDSDAGEQMEKDTEETVQPVEEVTAAAEQVEQTGEEATPDASEADVELQSTAVAVQKPAAGAGDTKLQDPAAADAVDEGSGHSSQAEDVKTVDVPGSEMGSADSIVQTLTVPGPSGTTPSCLTPTNRPSVSSFYTPVGEVSLSFATDRALSPSSVLEVTGSEWTTFEETVGSSPESGSQQDSSVSPADDATGDPARDVSAPAADGNIADEEQLIVPCDTLPTVSDIKAALPATSVEIGTPSEMNGTTEPSEGKEMGMGKQEVHTNGDVETIGEQVYQV, encoded by the exons ATGGAGTCAAACAAACTCTTTTCACCGGAGATAGGGGCCCGGCTAAGTGCGTATATCACATCGGTGGACACAACTTCCAGGGTCGTCAAACTTTGGGCTCAGGTCGACCAGGAAAACGCCAACAACCTCGAAAATGCGATGGAAAACCTGCAACAGTCTTTAGAGGCCAGTGACAACTCGCTCAATCTCAACAAGTTGCAGGTAGGTGACCTTTGTTGTGCCAAATTTGAGCAGGACGCGCGGTGGTACCGAGCTAGGGTGGTGTCCAAATGCCCAGGGGACCGCTCAGTTACAGTGCTCTTTGTTGACTACGGAAATATCGAAGTTGTTGACATCTCGAAAACGACAGCCTGTCCTGCCGAGGTTGCTAACATCCCTGCACAAGCTTCTGAGTGTTTCTGTACAGGAGTTGAAGCCGCGGCGGACGGCGTTTGGAGCACAGAGGCGGCATCTTTCCTCACTGAACAGGCCGACACCGAGGTGTCCATGAAAGTTGTGAAAGTCGTGCATGACAAAAGCATTCTGGTTGAAGCATTCCAGGGGTCCGAGGGGGATGGGCAGTCACTCTCAGAAGTGCTAATACAGAAGGGATTTGCATGTCGTAACAAAAACGTACAGCAAGGCTTGAAAAACGTGACACTTCCTGTCGGTGCTAAGGAGAGAATCTACATGTCACATATCGTGTCACCTCATCAGTTTTGGATCCAGCTACACAGCCACAGAGATGACATCACTGAGTTAATGGAAGGCATTTTTGCACACAAACACGAAATGGACACACCAGCTTCAGTTCTGCGTGATATCCAGACTGGCTCAATCTGTGCGGCATTGAGCATCGATGATGCTACCCACATGTACTATAGAGGTATCGTGAAGAGCATTGTGGATGACAATACTGCAAATGTATTCTTTGTGGACTATGGGGACTCACAGAATACCTCACTCTCCGACATTAAGCACCTCCAACCAGAGTTCTCAGTCCTGCCTGCACAGGCTATCGAGTGCACTCTGAAGGACGTGCAACCAAACCCAGAGTGGACAAAAGAAGCTAAGGAATACTTCGAACTGGTGACTCTTGACAAAGAACTTGTGGGGGAAGCCATTGGGAAAAGTTCAGATGGAAAGATGTATGTTCAGCTGAAAGAGCAGAGAGGGGGACTGACACTTGACATAAGAGACATGTTAATCAAGGAAGGTTTTGCGAAATCAACCAAAGAAGACAGTGTAGATGGGTTCCAAGAGACGAAGCTGGAATTTGGGAAGGAGtatgaaatgtatgttacaGATGCACGAGGCCCGGGAGACTTTACATGCCAGCTGCCAGAGTcctttgatttgattgacacaATTGCAGAGGAATTACAGAACCTGTCACAAACTGCCAAGGAAGTGCGCAGTTGTGAAATCAAGCCCAGTAAAGCCTGCATGGCCAAGTTCAGTGAAGACAATTGTTGGTATAGAGCTAAGGTGTCATCCCTTCTCACCACTGGAGATGTGAAAGTCAGGTTTGTAGATTTCGGGAACACAGAGACAGTTTCTGCAAACGTCCTCAAAGAGCTGAACCCAAGAATGGCTGAGATACCAGCCCAGTCAATAGAGTGTAGCCTTCCAAACATAGGCACGCCCTGCTCAAAGGAAGCTAAGGAAGAGTTTAAAAAGCTGGTTATGGATAAACCCTTGACAGGCAAAGTTGTGGTCATCACAGGAGGGAAACATGTGCTGGAGCTAACTGAGAAGAGTACATGTAGTCCTGTGAGCATTGCTGAACAAATGGCCAAGGCTGGGTTTACCCCTGCACATGCTGAACCCACCAGTTTGATGAACGGAACTGTTTCTGTAGAGAAAGACTGTCCACCTGGCCCAAAGCCGCCTTCATCTGCTACCAGTCCCAGACGCCAAAGTAGCAGGTTGCAGTATAAACTTCCCACCTACTCCCCAGGCAGTCAGTTGGATGGTCATGTCATGTCAGTGGTAAACATCGGAGAATTCTACTGCACCCCAGTGCAAGAGTCTCCTGAGCTGCTTGAACTCATGGACAAACTGCATGAATACTATTCACGCCCCGATACGGAGTCTCTGCGGGATCCCCGCCCAGGAACGGTCTGCTGTGCGCAGTTCACAGAAGATGATGGCTGGTACAGAGCTGTCATTCGTAAAGTTACAGACAAAGGAGTTCTGGTCAGATATGTGGACTATGGAAACTGTGAGACGGTGGAGATGTCACGAGTGAAAGCTCTCAATCCAGACTTTACTGACCTGCCGCCTCAGTGCTTTGAAGCCTGCCTGATCGATGTGGTGCCTACGAAGTCAACCCTTGCTCCAGAGTTTACCAAAAACTTTGTGGACCTTGTAAAAGATGAGCCTGTCAAGATCAAACTCTTCTCAAGAGACCAGGGTGGAAGATATACGGTTGATCTTACAAAGGATAACAAAACAGCAAGCAATGTCATGAAGGCTTTCATGCGAGGTAGAGCTATCCCAGTGTCCCCCCCACCAACGCCAGGAATCCCTTTGACTGATGCGGAATTCATCCAGCCTTTTGTAGAGGAGGGAATGTATCAAGACGTCTTTGTGACCGATGCCACGGACCCAGATGTGTTCTGGTGCCAACTACTGAGTTCCGCTGAAGAACTAAACACCTTGATGGAGGACATGAACAAGCATTACTCCCAACTCAACCAGGAGGAAGAGGCCTTACACACCTGTGGGCTAGAGGTGCCCTGTGTAGCCAAGTATACCCTAGATGAGCAATGGTACCGAGCAGTCATCACCGGTGTATGTAAAAGTGGGGATGTGGAGGTTAGGTTTGTTGACTATGGCAATGCCGAGCTTGTGTCCAGGGTCAATGTGAAAGCCATCAAGTTGAAGTACATGCAGCTACCAGTTCAGGCTATCCAGTGCTCCCTGCTGGGGGTGTTGTGTAAGAACGACATGTGGACAGAGCGACAGATGCAGCAGTTCTCACAGATGGTGTTGGAGAAGGAGTTCGTTGCACAGATCGTCGCCAGGGAAGAGCTGGAGAATCGGTACGAGATCGAGTTGTTTGACCACAGAGGAAAGAATGTCAACAACGAGTATGGCAGAGTCACGCAAACGTTGGTGTCCAGACGGGACCATGTCAAACCTCCGCCAAAACAGCTGCCAGTGATCCCAGCACCTGGGGCAGCCGCTACAGCTGTCTCCAAAGGGTATGTCATGCCACTGCAAGTCGAGGTAGGAGAGGGGAAGGAGGATCGAGAGAGTCTTGCACCAAGTTCTTCCAACCACACAGACGAAGAAAGTTTGACTTTGATATCGAAAGAGGAGACTGAACAACCAGCTGCATCTGACAGTAGTGGAAGCACAGAGTCTGTGTCAAGCACTGTCAGTCAGCAAAGTGTTTATGTGACTGCACCATCTACACTTACAGCTGACAGTCGCTCGTCCAGTTGTGTTTCCCTGGCCAGTAGTGCTTCATCCAGGAAAGGGAGTGTTGACTTCAATCAACTCCAGATCAAGAAAGGCACCACAGAGGAATTAGCCTTAACACACGCTGTCACTCCAAACCAGTTCTTCTGTCAATTGTTGCGGGACTTCCAAGACATCGAGGACATGTCTGAGAAACTACAGCAGTTCTATAGCTCAGATGAATTCAAGGAGTCTTTCATCAGCGATCCTGAAGTTGGTATGCGATGCTGTGCCCTATACTCAGAGGATTCAATGTGGTATAGAGCACTTATCACAGACGTCCTTGACCAACAAGTTGAAGTGAAGTTTGTTGACTTCGGGAACACAGAAATGTTGGATCTAACTGAGATTAGAGTCCTTGATGAAAGATTTGCTGTTGCACCTGCCTATGCAGTTGAGTGCAGTGTAGCGCACGTAAAACCCACCTCAGGAACATGGAGTGCCAAAGCAATTGAAAAGTTCTCTTCACTGACCGAGGAAAAGACACTTGTTGGAATGATCACCAGCGTAAGCACCCGCGGGAAGGCACTGTTGGAACTGCGAGATGCTGAGAAAAGCGTGGAAGAGCCATCTTTGAACCAGGAATTGGTGCTGGCAGGATTTGCCAGGGAGGCGACGCCATCTGTCTCCAGCAGAACCACCACTCCTGCCAGCAGCAAGACAGGGTCACCCACATCTAGTCGACCAGTAACTCCACAAGCAGTGGACCAGACAGCTGCCTTGACTTCAGCAGGACCAGCTAACAATATTGTGTACGAGGAACTGTCCTACAGTGATGGTAGCGTAGTTGACGTGATGGTGTCTCTCTTCGTCAGCCCCAGTGAGTTTTGGTGCCAGCCAGTTCCATCTTACGATGAACTCAGCAAATTGATGGAAGACATGGGAACCTATTACAACAGTGGTGAGAAAGAGTTAATCTCTAACCCAGAAGTTGGTCAAGACTGTGTCGCACGATTCTCAGAAGACAGTGACTGGTACCGTGCCAAGATAACAAAAGTGGTGGGCAATGAGGTGGAAGTGAGATATGTGGACTATGGCAACAGTGAGAAGAGGCTCAAAACTGACCTGCGGTTGTCAAAGCCAGATTATTCAAAACTGGCACAGCAAGCTTTCAAATGCTCACTACAAGAGAAGATTTCACCTTACGATGGAGTGGCATGGAGCAATAAAGCATTGGGTCATCTGCAACGTCTGGTGATTGACAAAGAGCTAAAGTGCGTTATCTCAGGCAAACAGACCAACAAGGAGGATGTCCCCTTGTACTTCACTGACTTGACGTGCAAACAGCACATCAGCATCACCCAGAAGATGATCGAGGCGCAACTAGCAAGGCCTGCAACCAGCAAGTCAGATGTGGCACCAGCCAAGGACATCGTGGCACCTGCCAAGGACATCGTGAAAGAAGCTGCTTCTAATCCGACACTGCCACCGGACCCTGAGGTCAAGGTCGGACTGTCAGGCATAGCTGTTGTCTCCGATGGAGATGACCCACTGAAGTTCTGGTGCCAGAGGACGAGCCAGGGGTCCAAGCTAGATGAGATGATGGATGCCATTGAGGCGCACTGCTCAAGCGAGGATGCAGAAGAGGTAGGCAAGCTGAAGCCTGGCCATGCAGTCATAGCAAAGTACAGTGTTGACCAAGGCTGGTACAGGGCTGAGGTGAAGGAAGCAGTGTCGCCAAGACAGTACATCCTCCAGTTCATTGACTATGGCAACCAGGAGCAAGTCAGTAAGAGCAACATGAGAATCTTGAAACCAGAGTTTTCCCTCCTCCCCAAACAGGCCTTCCCCTGTTACCTATCAAAAGTGGAAGTTGTCACACCTGAGGCCAAGGCCAAGTTTGCAGAGTTAACTGCTGAGGCTCAGTTGAAGCTCATTATAGTTGACAAGAAACAGGACAGGTTTGAAGTTGAGCTGGAAAACTCAGAGTCTGCCCTGCAGGTTAACAAAGAGATCTTGAAGATAACAACCACAGCCTCCCATTGTAATGAACCAGAGAATCTACAACAAAaagcagagaaagaaaaagGTCCAAGTATTGCTACCTCCAACCAGAATGAAACGGAATCACAGCTCCCCACACCAACATCTCCTAAGTACCCTCCTGTTGCAGTACAAACAGGCGGTACAGTGCCGGTGTACATCAGTCACTGTGAGACACCTGCAAAGTTCTGGGTCCAGGTAGCAGACCAGGAGCCTCAGTTGAACAAATTGATGGAAGCAGTTGAGACATCAGCACAGAGCGGCACACCACTAGCTTCCACGACTCAACTTGATGTAGGAGACCCATGCTGTGCTCAGTTCTCAGAAGATAATGGTTGGTACAGAGGGAGGATCAAAGATATATCCGAAGAAGGAAAACTAGGAGTACATTTTGTTGACTATGGAAACCAGGAAGTGGTACCGTTAGAGAAAGTGCAGGAGCTACACGCTGATTTGCTGAAGCAGCCACCATTTGCATTCGAATGTGTGTTGGATGGAGCGAAACCAGCAGGTACAGAATGGTCCACTGTAGCCAGTTCATGGTTCAAAGAGGTGACGATAGAGCGGGTTCTACAGGCAGAGTTCCTGGACTCAAAAGAACCTGTCAGAGTCAAGCTGTCAGATGGAAGTGAAGACATTGGAAAAAACATGGTCAAAAGAGGACATGCTGTACAGGATGATACAGAAATCAAGACAGAAACATCTGAAGCAAGTGTGGACCATCCTGCACCAGTGGCCAAAGTATCTTCAAGGTCTCTCCCTAAGCTGAAGGAGGTTGATTTGTCTGAAGGAACCAATGTTGAAGTGTATGTGGCAGTGACTTGGTCACCCTCCGACTTCTGGTGTCAACTGGCAAGTACGACCTCAGAGCTGGATTCCCTGATGGAAAAGATCTGTGATCACTACGCAGCTGTCAACAGTGAAGAAACGCTTCAGGACCCTAAACAGGGTATGCCATGCATAGCCCAGTTCTCAGAGGACAAAGGCTGGTACAGAGCAAAAGTTATCAAAGTAGAGGGGGACGGAGTTGAAGTTATCTTTGTGGATTATGGAAACTCTGAGAAGGTGGAGAAGTCACTAGTAAAAGTGATCAAGCCACAGTTTACCGAGCTCCCTATTCAAGCCTTCCAGTGCAGTCTGGCAAATATAACTCCACCTGACAGTGTTTGGGACAATGACACCACAGCAAAGTTCACACAGTTGTGTACCTCTCAAGAGGATGCTTACGTTATCAGAGTGTTGGGAAAAGATGGCCATGGCCTTCACACTGTGGAACTGGCAACGAGTGCTGAAGCATTGAAGAAAGGTGACACAGTTGGAAAGCAGCTGTTAGCAGACAAACTTGCCAAACCAACCGATTCTCAGGATACAAATGGTGACGCTACAGCAACAACTGCCACAAGTGAGACCAAACCTCAGAGCAGTCTACCAGAGGAGGAGGAAGTACTTTTGTACAAATCAGACAGTGTCAAGGCAGGAGACAGAATAGACGCATACATCTCGTTCATGGACAAGTCCAACCACATCTGGTGTCAGAAGGTCGAGCAGTCAGATGCATTGGGAGAACTGATGGACACTATCGATACACACTGCTCCAACCTTAAGGATGAGGAAGACACATTGAACATGCCTCGGGAACAGATACCATGCCTGGCACAGTACAGCGAGGATGGAGGATGGTACAGAGCAAAAGTTGTTGAAGTAAAAGAAGGATCAGTGACAGTGCAGTTTGTGGACTTTGGAAACACGGAAGAAGTTGCTTCGTCAAAAGTCAAACAGATGAAGGCAGAGTTCATGGAGTTACCAGAGTTAGCGTATGAGTGTGTGCTGAAGGGCATACCTGCCCCATGGGAAATGTCTTCGGTAAAGCGATTCTCTGACCTGACCAATGATAAGGCACTTACAGTTGATGTGCAGGACGTCATCAAACAGGACAAGAAGCAAGTACTAGAAGTCATTCTCCTTGATGGGGATCTGTCAGTCAATGAAGCATTGACACAAGAAACGCAGAAGCCACTGGAAACATCGGCCTACAAACAGGCAGAGATTTCGGAGGGAGATAGCCACTCAGCCTACATCAGTTCAGTGGTGGGTCCAACAAAGTTCTACATACAAATGGAAGGGGCAGAGGAGGTGCTCGAGGGACTGATGGAGAAAATTCAGCACTGTGAACACCTGTCTACTCCATCCTTGGACAGCTTGCAAGCTGGTACACCTGTACTGGCCATGTACACTGCAGACGACCAGTGGTACAGAGCACAGGTTCTCAGTGTTGAAGGAAGTGTGATCAAAGTGTTGTACGTCGACTTTGGAAACTCTGAATCTGTTAGGTTGGAAAGGTTAAAGTCTGTTTCACCAGAGTTCCTTGCGACCCCATCACAAGCTCTTGAGTGTACACTAGGGAAGGAAGCAGGTGATCTACCAGAGGATATCACCACTGTCATGCAGGGTTTGACAGATGTCTTGACCATCAAATTCTTGCCTCAAGATGGACAGAAATGGGCGGTTGAAGTGTTCCAAGGCGAGACGTCTGTGAAAGACATGGTGTTGAAAATAGGGAAAGAAGAAGTAGAAGAGATCGCAGTGAAGACTTCCACACCATCCAAGGATGAAACCGGTGATAGTCTTCAGAGCGTGGATCCAGAAGTCTCGGCGATCGAAAGTCTGCCTCAGGCAACAAACTTTGTGTACGCAGCTAATGACATCGATGAGGGAGAACTTCAGGAAGGGTACATTTCCCACACCACCAACCCCAGCCTGTTCTTTGTACAGCTTGCAATGTCTGCCGGAAAACTGGACACTCTGATGAAAGAGATAAACGAGGAATACGGCAGCCTTGGTACATGTGACCGAGAGATCGCGGACATCAAACCTGGGATGCCATGTATGGTTCCATTCTCCGAGGAGGGAGAGGAAGTGTGGTACAGAGGCAGGGTGCAGTTCACCAACCATTCCGTCAGCGTCTACTACATCGACTATGGGAGCGAAGCTGTCGTCCCAGCGGAGTGTGTGAAGAGTATCCCACCCAAGTTCATGACCTTGCCTGGTCAGGCCATAGCATGCACTCTGTCAGATGTGTTGCCCGTGGACGGCTCCTGGCCGGAGGGAGCGATTGAGAAGTTCTTGGAGCTCACAGAGGAAAGACAACTGATGGTGGAGTTTAACAAGAGGCATGGGAGTGGATGGAATGTACGACTCCTGGATGGGGAGGAATCAATTGGAGTGAAGCTCACCACAGAAGGGACCACCAAGGAGAGTCAAACTGTCGAGACAACGCCAGCCGTGAAACAGAATGAGACCCCAGACTCTGGCTTAGACGAGAGTCAGGAGGATGTGAAAGCTccacctgaaagccaaaacacGGTGATACCAGCCCTGCAGATTGAGCCGGGGACAGAGGAGACTGTGTACTACCTGTGTGGGGAGACGCCAGACAACTTCTCCTGCCAACTGGTCAGCGCAGAGACGCAGCAGAACAAGCTAGCTGAGGACATTGCTAACCTCTGTGCGGTAGCAG TGGAGCCGTTATCAACCCCCCTGGAAGGCCAGACCTGCCTGGCACAGTTCTCAGTGGATGATCAGTGGTACAGGGCAGTCATCACAGCTGTTACACAGCAAGGCTGCAATGTCAG ATTTGTGGACTATGGGAACACAGAAGTTGTCCCCAGTGCCAAGCTGCGTCCCCTTCCTGTGGAACTGTCCCAGCTACCTGGGCAGGCTGTACCATGTAGGCTTACTGCACTTGTGCCCATGGCTGACAAGTGGAGTGACCAGGCTATCCAAGCCTTCCAAG ACGCCTGCATAGAGAAAGAACTCAAGGCCAAGTTTGACAGCAAATGTGATGACAAATTTGACGTGGTTCTTTATGACCCGAGTGAAACCGATGGCAGCTCCATTAACCAGAAGATGGTCACCTTGGGGCATGCAAAAGCTCAGACAAAACCTG aCTTGGAGGATGAGACACCAACTCAGTACAAGAAGCCACATCTGTCCATGGGTGAGGAGGTGGATTTCTACTTCCTGAGTGCAGAAGATCCAGACAACATGGTGCTGCAGCCGGTCCAATCTGAACAGGACCTAAACAACCTGGCTCAGAAGATCAGCAACATTTACGACAG GCTAGCTGTATCGGATCTGCAGTTAAAGGATGTGCTGCCAGGGTCAGTCTGCTGCGCAAAGTTCACAGATGGCCTGTGGTACAGGGCAGAAGTGGTGTCTGCTGAGAGTAACCAG GTGACTGTGTTCTTCGTAGACTATGGGAACACAGAAACTGTGGACAGCTGTGATGTCTGTAAACTGCATTCTGAGCTAGCTGACCTTCCCACACAG GCAGTGCACTGTGGAATAAGTGGAATTGAAGCAACATCGGAAACATGGTCGAGCCAGGTGAAGGAAGCTCTGGAAGAACTGTGCTCTGGAGGCGTGGTCAGGGGCGTGGTCGCTGACAGAGAAGATGATGGGAAAATTCTTCTGGGCACTTGCACAGTGGAAG GTGTGGACATAGTGCAGCAGCTGATGGATCGCAGGTTGGCTACAAAGGAAGGGGAGCCAGAAGGGAGTGAGGTGTCTTCCGAACCACAG GATACTGGTAGTGAAGCTGTCTCCACAACATCAGAAGACGATGTGGAGTCTTGCACACCATCTGAGACAGAAGGTAGCATCAGATTGGCAGCACGACAAGTGAAAGCTGGTGACCAGCTGAATGTAGTGGTGACGAACGTGGTGTCACCTGACCAGTTCTGGTGCCAAGATGTTGAGGCTGACCTCCCAAGGATGAATG CCTACTGCCAGTCGTGCCCTGAAACCGTGCAGTCTCCGAAGGTGAACGACCTCTGCTGTGCACTGTACAGTGAGGACCAGACCTGGTACCGAGCAAAG ATTCTGGATGTTGTGAGCTCCAAGATGCTGACCGTACAGTTTATGGACTTCGGTAGTCTTGAGACAGTGAGCCCAGTGAACACTCGCCCCTTGGATGCTGAGATGGCTGCCTTGCCTCCTTGTGCCCTGGAATGTAGCATGTCTGAAATACAATGCAGGACTACAGATACTG GTGGCTGGTCAGATGAAGCAGTGTTGTTTTTCGAAGACCTGGTACAAGACAAGACTTTCCGTCTCCTGGTGGATGAGGTGACATCGGAGGGGACCGCCAAGGTGGAGCTTTACAGCGAGTGTGAGGAGAAGACAGTTTCTCAGCTCATGGTGGTGTCAGGACATGCCAGGAGGAAGG